A single window of Flagellimonas maritima DNA harbors:
- a CDS encoding ABC transporter ATP-binding protein produces the protein MIQIQNLKKSFRTEEVETLALNNVTLKVAEGEFVAIMGPSGCGKSTLLNIIGMLDNPTEGSYQFAGHEVGGLRESQRTQLRKGNLGFVFQSFNLIDELTVFENVELPLIYLKMNKAERKEKVTKVLERMKIAHRKKHFPQQLSGGQQQRVAIARAVVTNPKLILADEPTGNLDSKNGIEVMNLLTELNQEGTTIVMVTHSDRDSHYAHRVINLFDGQIVTESQNKPMGAMI, from the coding sequence ATGATACAAATACAAAATCTGAAAAAGAGCTTTAGAACGGAGGAGGTAGAAACACTGGCATTGAACAATGTGACTTTAAAGGTCGCTGAAGGAGAATTCGTTGCTATCATGGGCCCATCGGGATGTGGTAAATCCACGCTCCTAAATATCATAGGAATGCTCGACAATCCAACTGAGGGAAGCTATCAGTTTGCCGGACACGAAGTTGGAGGCCTTAGAGAGAGCCAACGTACCCAATTACGTAAAGGAAACCTTGGTTTTGTTTTTCAGAGTTTTAATCTCATTGATGAGCTTACTGTTTTTGAAAATGTGGAATTACCGCTTATTTATTTAAAAATGAACAAAGCCGAACGTAAAGAGAAGGTTACAAAAGTGTTGGAACGGATGAAAATTGCCCATCGTAAAAAGCATTTTCCACAACAACTTTCCGGGGGTCAACAACAAAGGGTTGCCATTGCAAGGGCAGTTGTTACCAATCCAAAATTAATCTTGGCAGATGAGCCTACGGGTAATCTGGATTCCAAAAACGGTATCGAAGTTATGAACCTGCTTACAGAGCTAAACCAAGAGGGCACTACCATAGTTATGGTGACGCACTCGGACAGGGATTCACATTATGCCCATAGAGTCATCAATTTATTCGACGG
- a CDS encoding sensor histidine kinase, giving the protein MASRNFYVQLIFRVVLMALTALAFAFSAIELWYFSIVFSLIFLVGQVYSLITFINSTNRKIAYFFDAIRNEDFTLRFPEKVSIKSFKELNQSLNRVNSLIQEIHLEMQVREKYYQEILKQASIGIMTINEKGHILFANPTLEKLLNHSPLNHIKQIEQIDENLYSIFKNLKPFERKLFQLTNEREQTQLSLKSTPLTLDGKSLTLVVVQDINAELDEKEIESWIRLIRVLTHEIMNSITPITSISDSIIKYYSKDGEIASLKDLDDHKIKNTLKGLEVIKEQGGNLMEFVQSYRSLLSVPEPNRTIVKGKEFLGKIDVLMSTRLEEEQTNFTVRCSPEDLEFFIDEKQLTQVLINLCKNALQSVKEVESGQVQMKAGIDNDGRKYIEIMDNGPGIPPDLLDEIFVPFFTTKNEGTGIGLSLSKQVMQLHGGSLKVHSVPYGETIFRLNFA; this is encoded by the coding sequence ATGGCCAGTAGAAATTTTTATGTGCAGCTTATCTTCAGGGTAGTCCTCATGGCATTGACAGCGTTGGCCTTTGCTTTTTCGGCGATTGAACTATGGTATTTTTCAATAGTGTTTTCGCTTATATTTCTTGTAGGACAAGTGTATTCGCTAATTACTTTTATTAACAGTACCAATCGAAAAATTGCCTACTTTTTTGATGCCATACGAAATGAGGATTTTACATTACGTTTTCCAGAAAAGGTTTCCATAAAATCGTTCAAGGAGCTCAATCAAAGCTTAAATAGGGTCAATAGCCTCATTCAAGAAATACACCTTGAAATGCAGGTAAGGGAAAAGTATTATCAAGAAATTCTAAAGCAGGCCAGTATAGGAATTATGACCATCAATGAGAAAGGCCATATTCTCTTCGCTAACCCAACCCTTGAAAAATTGCTAAACCATAGTCCGCTCAACCATATTAAGCAAATTGAACAAATAGATGAAAACTTGTATAGCATTTTCAAGAACCTTAAGCCTTTTGAAAGGAAGTTGTTCCAGTTGACCAACGAACGCGAGCAAACGCAGTTGTCCCTTAAATCCACACCATTGACCTTAGATGGTAAATCACTTACACTGGTGGTAGTGCAAGACATTAATGCAGAATTGGATGAAAAAGAGATAGAATCTTGGATACGCCTAATCAGGGTGCTCACGCACGAAATCATGAACTCCATTACTCCGATCACTTCAATTTCAGACTCTATTATAAAATACTATAGTAAAGATGGTGAAATAGCTTCCCTAAAGGATTTGGATGATCATAAAATAAAAAATACGCTAAAAGGATTGGAAGTAATCAAGGAGCAAGGTGGTAACCTCATGGAATTTGTACAATCTTACCGAAGTCTTTTAAGCGTTCCCGAGCCGAACCGAACAATTGTCAAGGGAAAAGAGTTTTTAGGTAAAATAGATGTTTTAATGTCGACAAGACTTGAGGAAGAACAAACAAATTTTACAGTAAGATGTTCTCCAGAAGATTTGGAATTCTTTATTGATGAAAAGCAATTGACCCAAGTATTGATAAATCTCTGCAAAAATGCACTGCAATCCGTAAAAGAAGTTGAAAGCGGGCAAGTACAAATGAAGGCCGGTATTGACAATGATGGAAGAAAATATATTGAAATTATGGACAATGGACCTGGCATTCCACCAGACTTATTGGACGAGATTTTTGTTCCATTTTTCACTACCAAAAATGAAGGAACAGGAATAGGGCTCAGTCTTTCCAAACAGGTCATGCAACTGCACGGGGGAAGCTTAAAGGTTCATTCTGTTCCTTATGGTGAAACCATTTTTAGATTAAATTTTGCATAA
- a CDS encoding sigma-54-dependent transcriptional regulator: MTDAKILVIDDNKSVLSALEILLQFEYKSVQTLFNPNQISSFQNMEGIDIVLLDMNFSAGVNTGNEGLFWLGEIKKKSPNTSIIMMTAYGAVDLAVKALKLGASDFILKPWNNERLLTTVKSAFELRQSKQEIHQLKKKETNLKQLINDDKNLIIGNSKALNSVLNLVRKVAKTDVNVLITGENGTGKELIAREVHRLSARKEEVFIGVDMGSIAENLFESELFGHLKGSFTDAKEDRAGKFEAAHQGSLFLDEMGNLSLQMQAKLLSAIQNKSIVRVGSNKTVNVDIRLICATNCNLEQMVADGLFREDLLYRINTIHIQVPPLREREGDILILSDFFLKRFANKYDKPGLRMNNLAQEKLMEYAWPGNIRELQHTMERAVILSEGNVLKPTDFLLHSKPSQSFDNDLETLDEMEQKMISKALEQHEGNYSAAADQLGISRQTLYNKLKKRNK; the protein is encoded by the coding sequence ATGACAGATGCCAAGATTTTAGTTATTGATGATAATAAAAGTGTGTTGAGCGCACTGGAGATTTTGCTCCAGTTTGAATATAAGAGCGTTCAAACGCTTTTCAACCCAAACCAAATCTCTTCCTTTCAAAATATGGAGGGAATTGATATTGTTTTGTTGGATATGAATTTTTCTGCTGGGGTGAACACGGGCAATGAAGGTCTCTTTTGGTTGGGAGAGATAAAGAAGAAATCTCCGAACACCTCCATAATTATGATGACAGCTTACGGAGCGGTGGATTTAGCCGTAAAAGCCCTAAAATTAGGGGCATCAGACTTTATTTTAAAGCCATGGAACAATGAAAGGCTATTAACTACAGTAAAATCGGCGTTTGAACTAAGGCAGTCTAAACAAGAAATACATCAACTTAAAAAGAAAGAAACTAACTTAAAACAGTTGATAAATGACGACAAGAATTTAATCATTGGCAACTCAAAAGCACTTAACTCAGTCTTGAATTTGGTACGCAAAGTGGCAAAAACCGATGTCAATGTATTGATTACTGGCGAAAATGGAACAGGAAAAGAATTGATAGCCCGTGAAGTACATCGTTTATCTGCCAGAAAAGAAGAGGTTTTTATTGGTGTTGATATGGGTTCTATTGCCGAGAACTTATTCGAAAGTGAATTATTTGGCCATCTAAAGGGCTCCTTTACCGATGCCAAGGAAGATCGTGCCGGTAAGTTCGAGGCCGCCCACCAAGGATCCTTGTTTTTGGATGAAATGGGAAATCTCTCGTTACAAATGCAGGCTAAGTTGTTATCAGCCATCCAAAATAAATCGATAGTAAGGGTTGGATCAAATAAAACTGTCAATGTGGATATCCGATTGATTTGTGCCACAAACTGTAATTTGGAACAAATGGTAGCGGACGGACTTTTTAGGGAAGATTTACTTTATCGAATCAATACAATCCATATTCAAGTACCGCCACTACGGGAACGTGAAGGGGATATATTGATTTTATCCGATTTTTTCTTAAAGAGATTCGCAAATAAATATGATAAGCCAGGCTTACGGATGAATAATTTGGCACAAGAAAAGTTGATGGAATATGCGTGGCCCGGGAATATTAGAGAACTTCAGCATACCATGGAACGCGCCGTAATCCTTTCCGAAGGAAATGTATTGAAACCGACAGATTTTCTATTGCATTCCAAGCCTTCACAGTCTTTTGACAATGACCTTGAAACCTTGGATGAAATGGAGCAAAAAATGATTTCAAAGGCTTTAGAACAACATGAGGGAAATTACAGTGCAGCGGCCGACCAACTTGGGATTTCCCGACAAACACTATACAACAAATTGAAGAAAAGAAATAAATAA
- a CDS encoding 3-oxoacyl-ACP synthase has protein sequence MTIKDKLLQFCWDHVNEKMENLQKRSSALQESLNSETKSSAGDKHETGRAMVQLEQEKLGRQLYDLEDMKRLLQKVDITKNPHKIALGSLVKTSSANYFISISAGEFKTNDTSIFCVSPSSPISKALLGKETDNVFMFNSVQKKILDVS, from the coding sequence ATGACCATAAAAGACAAACTTTTGCAGTTTTGCTGGGACCATGTAAACGAAAAAATGGAAAACCTCCAAAAAAGAAGTTCAGCCTTGCAAGAATCACTCAACTCCGAAACAAAGAGCAGTGCTGGGGATAAGCATGAAACCGGTAGGGCCATGGTTCAATTGGAACAGGAAAAATTAGGGAGACAACTTTATGACCTTGAAGACATGAAAAGACTTCTTCAAAAAGTTGATATTACAAAAAACCCCCACAAAATTGCACTGGGCAGTTTAGTAAAAACGAGTTCTGCAAATTACTTTATTTCAATTTCGGCTGGAGAATTTAAAACTAACGATACATCTATTTTTTGCGTTTCTCCAAGTTCACCCATTTCCAAAGCTTTATTGGGAAAAGAAACGGATAATGTCTTTATGTTCAATAGTGTGCAAAAAAAAATACTGGATGTATCTTAA
- the arfB gene encoding alternative ribosome rescue aminoacyl-tRNA hydrolase ArfB, with product MKKEQILRELNFKAVRSSGAGGQHVNKVSSKVELSFSLDSSLGLSMEEKQRISKKLGTRLTKNQVLILQCDEARSQHKNKEIVIKRFFQLLKKALEIPKNRKTTKPSKSSIEKRLKAKKIDASKKVNRKKPSLD from the coding sequence TTGAAAAAGGAACAAATACTTAGAGAATTAAATTTTAAGGCTGTTCGTAGTAGTGGTGCTGGCGGGCAGCATGTAAATAAGGTCTCTTCAAAGGTAGAACTGTCTTTTTCTTTGGATTCTTCTTTGGGATTATCAATGGAAGAGAAACAACGCATCTCTAAGAAACTGGGGACGCGATTGACCAAGAACCAGGTTTTGATTCTACAATGCGATGAGGCCCGTAGTCAGCATAAAAATAAAGAAATCGTTATAAAGCGTTTTTTTCAATTATTAAAAAAAGCCTTGGAGATTCCAAAAAACAGAAAAACAACAAAACCCTCCAAGTCTTCCATTGAAAAGCGATTAAAAGCAAAAAAAATAGATGCCTCTAAAAAGGTAAATCGAAAAAAACCCAGTTTGGATTAA
- a CDS encoding efflux RND transporter periplasmic adaptor subunit, translating into MDIQLEKKRGLRPKHYGYIALGVLVLFTGWKLLFANSVSTYRTEKERLSIAQVTEGKFDDYITINGSVAPIATIYMDAYEGGRVSEKLIEEGTMVKKGDIILKLENMGLYEQILASESNLALKQNDLRSTKLTFDSRQVEGKRSLATAEYDLQRLKRNYEQNEALYNDELVSKEVYLLAKENYELSKKQHDIVKLQTVQDDELRETSLTGLDADLQRMRKTLSMVYERLDHLNVRAPADGQLGFLDAEIGQSIAQGQRIGQVNVLTDFKIEAEIDEHYIDRVKRDLSATLERNEKEFGLRLRKVYPEVRNGRFKVDLVFTDEKPATIRAGQSYNIKLQLGASNDALLLPKGGFFQSTGGQWVFVVGTNGDEALKRNIRIGKQNSRYYEVLEGLEKGERVITSNYDSFGTAERIILK; encoded by the coding sequence ATGGATATACAATTAGAAAAAAAGAGAGGACTAAGACCAAAACATTACGGATACATAGCATTGGGTGTATTGGTCTTATTTACGGGGTGGAAATTGCTTTTTGCAAACTCAGTATCCACCTATAGAACGGAAAAAGAAAGGCTGTCCATAGCACAAGTTACAGAAGGTAAGTTTGATGATTATATCACAATAAACGGATCTGTTGCCCCAATCGCAACTATTTACATGGATGCTTATGAGGGCGGAAGAGTTTCCGAAAAATTGATAGAAGAGGGAACCATGGTCAAAAAAGGTGACATCATCCTTAAGCTGGAGAACATGGGATTGTACGAACAGATATTGGCAAGTGAAAGTAATCTTGCTCTTAAACAGAATGACCTACGCTCCACAAAACTGACTTTTGATTCTAGACAAGTAGAAGGGAAAAGATCTCTGGCCACTGCGGAGTACGACCTTCAGCGCTTAAAGAGAAATTATGAGCAGAATGAAGCACTCTATAATGATGAGTTGGTATCCAAAGAGGTGTATCTGCTTGCAAAAGAGAATTATGAACTATCGAAAAAGCAACATGATATTGTAAAATTACAAACCGTACAGGACGATGAGCTACGAGAAACTTCATTAACAGGACTGGATGCAGACCTTCAGCGTATGCGCAAAACCTTATCCATGGTCTATGAACGTTTAGATCATCTCAACGTAAGGGCCCCCGCAGACGGACAACTGGGTTTTCTTGATGCAGAGATAGGACAAAGCATTGCTCAAGGACAGCGAATTGGACAGGTGAATGTATTGACAGATTTTAAGATAGAAGCGGAAATAGACGAACATTATATAGACCGCGTTAAAAGAGACCTGTCCGCAACACTTGAACGAAACGAAAAGGAATTTGGCCTTAGGTTAAGAAAAGTATATCCGGAAGTGAGAAACGGAAGATTTAAGGTTGATTTGGTTTTTACAGATGAGAAACCAGCAACGATACGGGCAGGACAGAGTTACAATATCAAATTGCAGCTGGGTGCATCAAATGATGCATTGCTATTACCAAAAGGAGGGTTTTTCCAAAGTACGGGGGGACAATGGGTTTTTGTTGTAGGCACAAATGGGGATGAAGCTTTAAAGCGCAACATTAGAATTGGAAAACAAAATTCCAGATACTACGAAGTACTTGAAGGGCTGGAAAAAGGAGAACGTGTAATTACCAGCAATTACGACAGTTTTGGAACTGCTGAAAGAATCATATTAAAATAA
- a CDS encoding TolC family protein translates to MTFKIHITILVLLVSLTGLGQKTWTLDECVAYAIDHNLQVKNTTFNEDASKESYRQSIRNLLPNVTGFSDYRFSTGLSEDPTTGVLVNNEFYSTNYSINANIDLFQGFQKLNNIKASKYIYRATQEDVLQEKFLLAFRVMSAFYDIKFNEGLVANSKEQLRISQSNFDLVKRQVELGLMAKADLYEAESNLLGDELLVTQNQNLLALSKLTLLQEMNLTEEESIELQDTFDPISEELTYGFSVDSVYGVARSFVPLVKAQNLRVKAAKKQLQATRGGLYPSISLIAGMGTRFSETNVDDNDEIISFRDQLNDNLARFVGAELRIPLSLGWANRSNVKQQKIAFQQAQNNLEIQEQVLFQLLQQLVQTNNALIAEYEQSNKRMEAQELAFSIAQKRYEKGLINAIDLFQAKNLYGVAQNENLQVGLRLKVNKSTLDFYNGLPVFNLN, encoded by the coding sequence ATGACTTTCAAAATACACATTACAATTTTAGTTCTTTTGGTCTCGCTTACAGGGCTTGGCCAAAAGACATGGACCTTGGATGAATGTGTCGCTTATGCCATTGACCATAACCTTCAAGTAAAGAACACAACCTTTAACGAAGACGCCAGCAAGGAAAGCTATAGACAATCTATACGTAACCTGTTGCCCAATGTAACTGGTTTTTCAGATTATAGGTTTAGCACTGGTTTGTCAGAAGATCCTACAACAGGTGTTCTTGTAAACAATGAGTTTTACAGCACCAACTATAGTATAAACGCCAATATAGATTTATTCCAAGGGTTCCAGAAATTAAATAATATTAAAGCCTCCAAGTATATTTACCGAGCAACACAAGAGGATGTTCTGCAAGAAAAATTCTTATTGGCTTTTAGGGTAATGAGTGCTTTTTATGATATCAAGTTCAATGAAGGCCTGGTAGCTAATTCAAAGGAACAACTAAGAATTTCGCAATCCAATTTTGATTTGGTCAAAAGGCAAGTGGAATTGGGGCTCATGGCCAAGGCCGATTTGTACGAAGCAGAATCAAATTTACTGGGAGATGAGCTTTTGGTAACGCAGAACCAGAATTTACTGGCCTTGTCTAAACTCACGTTACTACAGGAAATGAACCTAACTGAAGAAGAAAGTATCGAACTTCAGGATACTTTTGACCCAATATCCGAGGAACTCACGTACGGATTTTCGGTGGATTCGGTCTACGGTGTAGCCAGAAGCTTTGTGCCTTTGGTGAAAGCTCAAAACTTGCGTGTAAAAGCAGCAAAAAAACAGCTACAGGCAACAAGAGGTGGTTTGTATCCTTCTATTTCCCTCATCGCGGGCATGGGCACAAGATTTTCGGAGACCAATGTGGATGACAACGATGAAATCATTTCTTTTAGAGATCAACTTAATGATAATCTTGCACGGTTTGTTGGCGCGGAGCTTAGGATTCCCTTGAGTTTGGGATGGGCTAACCGATCAAATGTAAAGCAACAAAAAATTGCCTTCCAACAAGCCCAGAACAATCTTGAAATTCAGGAGCAGGTATTATTTCAGCTTTTACAACAACTTGTTCAGACCAACAATGCCTTGATTGCGGAATATGAACAAAGCAACAAAAGAATGGAAGCACAGGAACTTGCGTTCAGTATTGCACAAAAAAGGTATGAAAAGGGCTTAATAAATGCCATTGACCTTTTTCAGGCGAAAAATTTATATGGCGTGGCACAAAACGAAAATTTACAAGTAGGGCTTCGATTAAAAGTTAATAAAAGCACCTTGGATTTTTATAACGGCCTACCCGTTTTTAATCTTAATTAA